gcctactaTCCCTTCTCgcagtgcacgccgaaaggagggatggagaagacttgcttggtggCGCAATGATCTAGAACGGTGGTGCGAAACCATACGAAGTGGCGgcagctagggtagacgtctggctGACAATatggtgcgggccgggtaggtcatgggaataaaccccacgtccaagtcaccatgatccaaaagaatcggaaatggttcagtaattaacacattcgttaattattaattaatgactcattaatttttcccgagcagcaaaaatatagacaacgtgcatagctttgtcctcggctcggctcaatcctgcAACTCGCGGCGCGTCAtgacgagcgaggaggaggaggagcgtgcatgtaggtctcctcttctcatgctcatacaagtggtagaagagctcaccttataaagaggtgcaagtcTCACTCAACTTCCTGGTGGGACTAAATTTTAGTCTCACTCACTTCACTcatatgtgtgcatgaatgggccaagagaattttaaaattttagttgggccttgggccaaaggcctattAGCGAAATTCCAACAAGAGGAGGCTAAGCTACGGTGAGACTTGATTTCACAAAGTCACTGAAGTTGCGTCCATGCCGAAGAGGCCTGACGCATCGATCGTGTGGCTCTTAGCCCTAACCAAAGGTTGCAAGGTATAGTAGTGGgatttaaaaaaatataaaaatgaatGAATTAGTGACAGTGGTATTACAATTaaacaagaaagaaaataaagtaaAAAGGTACAAAATCAAAATAATGACGTTCTTTAACAAATGATGAATTAATGGCTATGGTATTAGTTTTAAGaagaaacaaaatgaaataaaactaaaataaaataagaACAATGAATCTTTTTATGAAAGAAAGAATTAGTGGcattgatttttttaaaccacctcatATATTAATTAACCAAAAGAGTTTTTACAATCGTTCATTACAAAATTGACCACACAGGGTGAAACATCATTGATATTACCCTCTAAGATGCAAGAAAATGAAAAATATTAAAAAATAATAACAAAATTGGCACACAATTACACAGTAATTGCATTATTTTTACAATATATGTCTGAATAAGCATATAACAGTGGGATTTTCAAAAAAAAAGAGTTGCCTAAGAAGGGATGGATTAGAGGCATTGATATTATCATTTAAAAAGAAATAAagtgaaataaaataaaataaaaataatgaaGTTTTTAAAGGAACAATGAAGTAGTGGCTTTGGTATTCCCCATCAAGAAGAAACAAATTAAAATAAAATCTGAAAAAAATATCAAAATAATGATATTCTCCAAGAAAGAGTGAATtaatggcattggtattaccctttaataAGAAATATATTTTGTAAAAGAATATAGAAAACAAATTTGCACACATATACACAAAAGTTATGCTTTTTAAAGATATGCAAGAGTAAACATATATTAGTGGAAATTTTGGAAAAAATTCTAGGAAGGAACAAATTAGTAGCACTGATATTACGCTTAAagaataaatagaaataaaataaCTAAAACAAAATTAAAATAGTGAAGTTTTATAAGAAACAATGAATTATGGCATTGATATTACCCTTTAAAAAAGAAAGACAAAAGAAAAAATAAACTTGCacacaactttgcattgaaattggACTTTTTTGTACTATGCAAAGAATAACCATATAATAATAAATATTTTGCACATATTTTTATAGTATTTGGGTGTATGAAAGTACTCTCACTCAGCATCCAAAAATTGCCCACAGAAGTCCTTTTTTTTAAAAAGCGactaataaagaaaaagaaaaaagtaaagtaaaaaatgaaaactaataAGTACAAAGGGAGGGCTCGCACAGGTAATGTCCTTCACCTTGTTAAAGAATTAAAATTTTCTTTGAAAAGGAGGATTGCCCCGGACTATGCATCCGAAAGATGCATGCGGTCATATTATTAAAAAAGTTGCAGCAAATAACAACGTCTGGTATCCAAGTACAGCTCGCAAATGGAGCAAACATAAATAAAAACAAACAACGTAAAATCATAGCCACAAGATTGGACAATAGGACATAGTGactaaacacctatcctattaTGCGACTGTCATCCAAACCGGTTAAAGATAGCCCGTGCTACCAACTCCCATCGTTTGCATCCAATAACCAAATGCTCCCTAGAGTCCGTAGGAGTGAGTAACAACCACGTACAAATCCATGTCGTAGCTCTGAAAATAACCTGCAAGAAGTTTAAAGTATTTTCTTTGTTCAAAATCATATCGTTCCTgtagttccatatagcccaaagtAGTGCGCATATTCCAATCCAAATACGTGACGCAATAGCAGGTTGCATTCCAGTTAGCCATGTTCCAAACAACGCATCTATGCTAGTTGGAGGAGTAATGTTAACGGCTATATGAATCATTCGCCAAAGTAATTTCGCGAGAGGGCAATGTATGAAGAGGTGTTGTATTGTTTCGTCTTGATCACAGAAACAACATCGTGCACTACCTACCCATCGCCGGTTTAGCAGATTATCTTTGGTAAGAATCACCCATTTTTGGACAAACCACATGAAAAATTTTATTCGCAAGGAAACTTACTTTTCAAATATGTATCCATCTTGGGATTGGACCAGAATTAATTAGATCCAAGTACATAGATTTAACCGAAAACACTTCATTGCCCGTTAACTTCCAGTGAAAGGAGTCTGGTTGGTCTGAGAGTTGAACATCCATCAACCTCCGCACTAAGTGTAGCCAGGAATTCCAACATTCCCCTACAAAAGACCTTCTAAACTGGATATTCAAAGGTACCGTATGTAATATTGTTGCCACATAATCCTCTTGAAttacgttgcacaatattatatAAAGAGGGATACTGAAGGGCTAGAGGCATCTCTCctaaccatgtatcctcccaaaacctTGTTGTCGTTCCGCCACTAACAACGAATTTCGCCCTATGAAATAAGGTCTCTTTTGTTTTCATGAGCCCATTCCAAAACGGCAAATTATTAGGTCTTACGGTAACATGAGCCAGAGCTTTAGAGTGTAAATATTTGTTCATTAAAATTTGTGCCCACATGCCATCTGTTTCTACGGATAACCTATAGAGCCAATTGCTTAGTAGGCATTTATTTTTAATCTCCAGGTTCTCAATCCCAAGACCCCTGGTCTTTgggtcgacaaataatatccccATCTTACGAAGCGGTATTTTTCCTTAACCTCATCTGACCGCCAGAAAAAACGAGATCGATAGAAGTCTAATCTCTTCTGTACCCCTTTAGGTACCTCAAAGAAAGATAACAGGAACATCGGCGTACTAGTTAGTACTGAATTGATCAGCACCAACCGACCTTCATAGGACATAAGCTTATCCTTCCAACACTAAGTGACCCAAATCTGTGTAAGTCAAAAATACCCAGCCCAAAACAACTCAAAACTACCCCAAAAACCCAAATCTCAAAGCAGAAATCAACGGCCAAAAAATCAACAGACCGAAAATCAATTTTCAGACGACTTAGGCCATGTTTGGGACTGCTCTGCTCCCTAAAATTCAACTCTGCTTTAAAATACATAAGTCAAACGTTATAGCTCTTCAGGAAAAAAATACTAGGATTTATGATACAATTTCTTGTCTTTGGTGAAACTCTTCAATGGTGTTCTGAAAACTCGAGTTTGAAGAGTTCTCGTGGAGTTAAGGTGAAATTTCCCAATTATATCACTGTTGACTGGATACCCTTTGTTTTTTTGCACGTCACATAGCCAAATAAACATTTCACAACAAATTTTCTCATTCTTGAAGCTGGAGCTATTTGGAAGCCAAACATGATAAATTGCTATTTGGTGGAGCTGCAACTCTGGGATGAAACTGCTCCAACGTAgatttgatgaaattgaactgacttTGGTGAAGTGGAGCGGTCCAATCACGTGAGCTCCCCGAAAAGGAAACACCAACACTCTCTTACATTACATTACATGTACACTATAGGAGTACATTGCAAAGGACAAAAAGAAGTTTAGTTATTCTTCTTGCGTTTCTCAATAAAGAAGAAGAAGGCGAGGGAGACGACCGAGAAGGTAGAGAAGACGCCGGCGGCAACCTTGATGGAGGTGGTGACGCCCGTGATGCTGACGACGTTGAAGGCTGCGGCGGGCGCGGTCTGGCCGTATGCGACCTGCGTGCCGGAGGCGTCGAGCGCGTAGGCGCGCACGTAGTAGGCGGCGGTGGGGATGTCGAGGGCGACGCGGTACTCGACCCTGCCGCCGGCGCCGGCGTAGGGCTGCTGGGCGACCTTGAACTGGCAGGTCTTGTCCTTCTTGAGGTCGTCGTGGGTCTTGCGCCACTCGCGCTCCTTCTGGCTCGCCGGCGCGTAGCAGAGGCTGACCTTGACGCTCTTGTAGGCGGCGTCGTCGCCGGCCGGCCGGGTCGCGTTCAGAGCCCACGTCACCGTGATCACGTCCTCGCCGGCGTGGAGAACTGGTCGCGTTTGATTTGGTCGTCAGTGTTAAAGAAGATGCTTGCTTACGCTCTATGTCTGTTAACGAGAATGCATTGCACATACGACGGTGGTACCTTGGCCGGGGCTGGGGGATGCGGTGACGTCGAGGGTCACGGGCAGCTTGGAGAGGTACGCCACGGCGCCGGCCGACGCGCAGCAGCCGGCGGCGAGGACCGCCACCAGCAACGCCATGACAAGCTCCGACCGtgccatcgccgtcgaacttgggcTCGATCGAACTCGGAGCTGCTGCTTGGTCGGAGAAGGTTGCGGCGGTTTGCTGGATGGGGCTGGAAGAGATGGAGGAGTACGGATGGGTTTGGCGTGTATATATAGGCAGTTGGAGATCGTTGACCATGAGCTGGAGCTGCCATGATCCCATCCTTGTTGGGGTCGAGGAGCCGGGGAAGGCAACCATCTGATTAATAagctaattaattaatttattaggTGGTGGAAGGTCAGATCCTCTTGAGGGTCTCCAAAGGGTCCGGCCGGAAGAGTGAGATGCGGCGATTGCAAATCAAGCAGCGGCAggagtaagggcatgtacaatgatgctATCTTAGGAGTGTCACGTAAGATACATGATGAGGTGGAGAAGAGAGAACTCtgaagaaaaggcttgtcttcttttatttaagagacaagagatgatctcttagcacaatttatttcaccatgttttaaggaatgactagttattgaagataaggctaagatataACCCATTATAGACATACTCTTTTGTCatttctaaattacatgcaagacttaagataagactgttttatcaaccattgtacatgccctaattaaCTGAGCTAATTCTACGTACGAGGGAGGGCATTTCGGCTGAGTTCACATGGTGCAACCGTTGATCAGCCTTATTTTTAGTTTATTTACAGCTGTAGTTAGTCGCCTAAACAGCTATTGCAAATGTTGTTCCGCGAAGTAAAAGAAAAAGCTGTTGCAAATTTGCAACGGAGTGCAACCAAAAAGCTCAACGGATTTCCATATGCATATGCATGTTGAATTTGTTGATGGATGCGTTGACGAAGAGGCCCGAG
Above is a window of Triticum dicoccoides isolate Atlit2015 ecotype Zavitan chromosome 5B, WEW_v2.0, whole genome shotgun sequence DNA encoding:
- the LOC119312616 gene encoding high-affinity nitrate transporter-activating protein 2.1-like; amino-acid sequence: MARSELVMALLVAVLAAGCCASAGAVAYLSKLPVTLDVTASPSPGQVLHAGEDVITVTWALNATRPAGDDAAYKSVKVSLCYAPASQKEREWRKTHDDLKKDKTCQFKVAQQPYAGAGGRVEYRVALDIPTAAYYVRAYALDASGTQVAYGQTAPAAAFNVVSITGVTTSIKVAAGVFSTFSVVSLAFFFFIEKRKKNN